One genomic segment of Coraliomargarita parva includes these proteins:
- a CDS encoding fumarate hydratase, with translation MAKPPPPFHFQKQFPVGPDQTEYRLLTNEFVEQVDFQGEKILKVDPKALTYLAQTAMKEVAFKLRTEHLEKVAAILEDPEATENDRTIALTMLRNAEVAAHEVLPFCQDTGTAIILGKKGQRVWTGGGDEAALSEGVYNTYTQENLRYSQTVALSMYEEKNTGCNLPAQIDILATDSDKYEFLFVAKGGGSANKTFLFQETKALLNPANLEKFCIEKMGTLGTSACPPYHIAIVIGGTSAETTMKTVKLASTKYYDELPTVGNEHGQAFRDKGLEAKLLEYTRKMGYGAQFGGKYFALDIRVIRLPRHGASCPVGIGVSCSADRNAKARIDKDGVWLEKLEQNPGRFIPAEAEIAKPKEAVKIDLNRPMADILAELTKYPVATPLSLTGTIVVARDIAHAKLQERLDRGEGMPEYMKNHPVYYAGPAKTPAGKPSGSFGPTTAGRMDTYVAPFQAAGGSMIMLAKGNRSQQVTDACKEHGGFYLGSIGGPAALLAEHNIKNVEVLEYPELGMEAIWKIEVEDFPAYILVDDKGNDFFADVRDACAKCALQAYETAKAEMVS, from the coding sequence ATGGCTAAACCACCGCCTCCATTCCACTTCCAGAAGCAATTCCCGGTCGGCCCGGACCAAACCGAATACCGTCTGCTGACGAATGAATTCGTCGAGCAGGTCGATTTCCAGGGCGAGAAGATCCTGAAGGTGGATCCGAAGGCGCTGACTTATCTGGCCCAGACGGCTATGAAGGAGGTCGCCTTCAAGTTGCGGACGGAGCACCTGGAGAAGGTGGCCGCCATTCTGGAGGATCCGGAAGCGACCGAAAACGACCGCACGATTGCGCTGACTATGCTGCGCAACGCCGAGGTCGCAGCCCATGAGGTCCTGCCGTTCTGTCAGGACACGGGCACGGCCATCATTCTCGGCAAGAAGGGACAGCGCGTCTGGACCGGCGGCGGCGACGAGGCAGCGCTTTCCGAGGGGGTCTACAACACCTACACCCAGGAGAACCTGCGCTATTCGCAGACCGTGGCACTTTCCATGTACGAGGAAAAGAATACCGGGTGCAATCTGCCGGCCCAGATCGACATCCTCGCGACCGACAGCGACAAGTATGAGTTCCTCTTCGTGGCGAAGGGTGGGGGCTCGGCCAACAAGACTTTCCTCTTCCAGGAAACCAAGGCACTCTTGAATCCCGCCAATCTGGAAAAGTTCTGTATCGAGAAGATGGGTACGCTGGGGACTTCCGCTTGCCCTCCGTACCACATCGCCATCGTCATCGGCGGCACCTCCGCCGAGACCACGATGAAGACGGTCAAGCTTGCCTCGACCAAGTACTACGACGAGCTTCCGACTGTGGGCAATGAGCACGGTCAGGCCTTCCGTGACAAGGGGCTCGAGGCCAAGTTGCTGGAATACACCCGAAAGATGGGCTACGGCGCCCAGTTCGGCGGCAAGTATTTTGCCCTTGATATCCGGGTGATCCGCCTGCCGCGCCACGGGGCTTCCTGCCCGGTCGGTATCGGTGTCTCCTGCTCGGCCGACCGTAATGCCAAGGCGCGCATCGACAAGGACGGCGTCTGGCTTGAAAAGCTCGAGCAAAACCCGGGCCGCTTTATCCCCGCCGAGGCTGAAATCGCCAAGCCGAAGGAGGCGGTGAAGATCGATCTTAACCGTCCCATGGCGGACATTCTGGCCGAGTTGACCAAATATCCGGTGGCGACGCCGCTTTCCCTGACCGGCACCATCGTGGTGGCCCGTGATATCGCCCATGCCAAGTTGCAGGAGCGTCTGGACCGCGGCGAAGGCATGCCGGAATACATGAAGAACCACCCGGTCTATTATGCCGGTCCGGCCAAGACCCCGGCAGGCAAGCCCTCCGGCTCCTTTGGGCCGACCACGGCGGGCCGCATGGATACCTACGTGGCGCCGTTCCAGGCTGCCGGCGGTTCCATGATCATGCTGGCCAAGGGTAACCGTTCCCAGCAGGTGACCGATGCCTGCAAGGAGCACGGCGGTTTCTATCTCGGCTCGATCGGGGGCCCGGCCGCGCTGTTGGCCGAGCACAACATCAAGAACGTGGAAGTGCTCGAATATCCGGAACTGGGTATGGAAGCCATTTGGAAGATCGAAGTGGAAGATTTCCCCGCCTACATCCTGGTCGATGACAAGGGCAACGACTTCTTCGCGGATGTCCGTGATGCCTGCGCCAAGTGCGCCCTTCAGGCCTACGAGACCGCCAAGGCGGAAATGGTTTCCTAA
- the erpA gene encoding iron-sulfur cluster insertion protein ErpA has translation MITLTERAAAQIQKLQAEKAAGDQLLRIFVEAGGCSGFEYGMSFDAKKEDDQQFESQGVAFLVDATSFEYLDGSEVDFDDGLSGKGFEVRNPNATNTCGCGRSFN, from the coding sequence ATGATTACATTGACCGAACGCGCGGCAGCGCAAATACAAAAGTTGCAGGCGGAAAAAGCGGCCGGGGATCAGCTCCTCCGTATCTTCGTGGAGGCTGGGGGATGTTCCGGCTTTGAGTACGGCATGTCCTTTGATGCCAAGAAGGAGGATGACCAGCAGTTTGAGAGTCAGGGGGTCGCCTTTCTGGTCGACGCCACGAGCTTCGAATACCTCGACGGCAGCGAGGTCGATTTTGACGATGGCTTGAGCGGCAAGGGCTTTGAGGTGCGCAATCCCAATGCGACCAATACCTGCGGTTGCGGCCGTTCCTTTAATTGA
- a CDS encoding serine/threonine protein kinase, with translation MAKMKHIFNELHIELTRCIAEGGMGVVYEALQRGAGQFTKRIAIKLIREEYSRIAEFRNNFVGEARLVADLIHTNIVQTYHLGEISGQYFMSMEYVDGVNLEDFIKRHNETVQEVPADLATFIISRICRGLAYAHQKCDSEGRSLSIVHRDVNPRNIMLAWEGDVKLTDFGIAKALDLMYNEEGEVIAGKDEYLSPEQARREVTDARADLFSCSIVLTELLLGENIFEAESEEMTRRNILEMSIPDFFEMRPEIDPRLNDILHLGLTRNRDKRFQSAQSMLTALERFIYDDGYGPTNEKLALYMRDLYSDDGDFAADRWNSGTTPGLGEEETN, from the coding sequence ATGGCCAAGATGAAACACATCTTCAACGAGCTCCATATCGAGCTGACCCGCTGCATTGCCGAAGGCGGGATGGGTGTGGTTTACGAGGCCCTCCAACGCGGCGCCGGCCAATTCACCAAACGCATCGCGATCAAACTGATCCGCGAGGAATACTCGCGCATCGCGGAATTCCGCAACAACTTTGTGGGCGAAGCACGGCTCGTAGCCGACCTGATCCACACCAACATCGTACAGACCTACCATCTGGGCGAGATCAGCGGCCAGTACTTCATGAGCATGGAGTACGTGGACGGCGTCAATCTGGAGGATTTCATCAAGCGCCACAATGAAACCGTCCAGGAGGTTCCGGCCGACCTGGCCACCTTCATCATTTCACGCATCTGCCGGGGACTGGCTTACGCGCACCAGAAGTGCGACTCGGAAGGCCGGTCGCTCAGCATCGTACACCGCGACGTCAACCCCCGCAACATCATGCTTGCCTGGGAAGGCGACGTCAAACTGACCGACTTCGGCATCGCGAAAGCGCTCGACCTAATGTACAACGAGGAAGGCGAAGTCATCGCCGGGAAGGACGAATACCTCTCCCCCGAGCAAGCGCGCCGCGAAGTAACCGACGCCCGGGCCGACCTATTCAGCTGCAGCATCGTGCTGACCGAGCTTCTGCTAGGGGAAAACATCTTCGAGGCCGAAAGCGAGGAAATGACCCGGCGCAACATACTGGAGATGAGCATCCCCGACTTCTTCGAGATGCGCCCCGAGATCGACCCACGCTTGAACGACATCCTGCACCTCGGATTGACCCGCAACCGCGACAAACGCTTTCAAAGCGCACAGAGCATGCTGACCGCCCTGGAGCGATTCATCTATGACGACGGCTACGGCCCGACCAATGAAAAGCTGGCACTCTACATGCGCGACCTTTACAGCGACGACGGCGACTTTGCCGCCGATCGCTGGAATTCAGGCACCACCCCAGGCCTAGGTGAGGAGGAAACAAACTAA